TAGATTCTATCATTGGAGGGGGACCACAGATGTACCATGAAGTATCATTGGATACGTGTTTCTCTAGATCCTTTTCAGATATTCTTCCctctgacaaagaaaaaaagtaggaaaTGAGATCAGAAATATTAATCATGAAGTCAATTCAAAAATGATGTCTGGTTAGAGGTATTTCAAGCACTCATTCTTAAAAATGCCTGGCCTGTTTAAGGATAATAGGTATTGAGATTTGGGGcttccaaaaatatttgtttttcaggggATTTAGATCAGTTCTTCCACTTGGAATGCAGAAGGTATTAGTCACTGAGGAGGAACATGGCTTCATGAAGAAAGTAGGTATCTAACAGATacagcagaaatggaaacatGCTGAAGTATGTCTTAAAAACAGTCAGCTTATCCTTCATCAATGTCACCTTAAGCAAAGTAAACAGCATTTGCTTAATAGTTTCTGGAATCAAGTCTGCAGTGGGAAATATCAGTGTGAAGTTTAGGATTAACAGAGGAGAAcaaaaattgcaaagaaaacttTTCTGCAAAGCGGAATAAGTACAGAAAAATTGTTTAACTCACATCTCATTTTGAAcctttaaatgtaaaaatgctGGGTTATTCTGCACAGCTTCATCCTGTAGGATCTAATCAAACTAGGACTTCAGATAGCATCTCTGTACAATGCCCTGACATTTACCTGTAATGTGTGGCTGCAGTTCTTTACAGATTtgtgagtgctgctgggtgACATGGAAACAACATGTGATCTTTCCAGGAAACGCCTTCATCAAAccaagaatatttttctgtaatgttAAACACACTTGCTTACACCACAGGCCATTAAATCAAAGCAGATGTATGCACGCAGTCCCAGAATGCCAGTGATTATTACTGAGAACCAAGACTTTGCATTTCAGCACTGAGAACCTGATGGGTGTAATTCCACAGGCCTGacctccacacacacacagagaattcCCACACTTGGAATGCAAATACCCTGCCAGCTATGTTAgtacttttctccttttctgacATAGATTACAATCTGCAAGATTTGGATCTAAGATCCAGTTAGGTaatttcccagttttttccccTTATGAATTCTCAGTATTTCCTCCTTCCACTTCCATAGGggttttcaatttaaaaaaccccttGCAGTATGTATTTACCATTAGTTAGGAACTTTTTGAGTCTTGTCTGATAAGGTCACTAGACTCTTTACTGTCTCATGTTCTCAAGTAAAACCAGCTACCACATATTGCTAATGTTATTTTTACCAGAGTAGAAAGTATAAAATCATTTTCAGTTCCCTAACTCACAGCTGTGGTAAGTTACCACCAAACCCCCAATAGCTTCAGTTcaaatgacagcaaaaaaaagaatGTCTTGGTCCGATGCTGTAATTAGTTCTGAAATCAGGATTTAGCTACTGTCTAGATTCAGCATTATATATTACATTCACTGCTGGAACAGACACTGGAAATCccttaaaatattctgaaataaaaatttctagGTAGATTCGCTCATTTTGGTAAGTGTTTGCTTGTTAACTAGTTACTACACTGAGTCTGCCCTGAGTTGCTTAACAAAACAACCTAGAAAGATTCTACTTTGTAGAAAATCTGTTCTGATTCCCTTCAAGGACATGGGATGAAGAGCAGCACATACTGCCACTGCTGTACAGTGTTCCACCAGCACCTCTACTATTGACTTGCTGTCTTTGTACCCCTAATGCTGTTGCTTCTATCATTTGCACTAAGGGTATTTCCAGTGCCTCAGCCTGTGACATGAGAACACATCTACAGTGAGGATCAGACCCCACAGTGGCACCTCCCTTCGCCCTTGTCAGCACATacacagctgctccttcagggACCACATCCTCCAGACCATCAGTGATAACCCAACAGGTCCTGCTGGAGACTGTACACATCCTGTACAGATGTTTGTCACAATAGCATAACGGCTGCTAGAGATTATATTTCCTCAATCCTCTGCACAGAAGTGAAGAATTTTGACAGACATGTTCTGGATCTGAGGGACATGTGAAGAATGAAGGAGGGATATATTTTAAGCACAGTGCATGACACTGTGTTCTCTTCTGTCCCAGAAGCTTTAGTGCAAAAGTTCTGCTGTCATAAAACCGCTTAAGTGAATGTCAAGAATGTCAGCACCAGCACCGGAAAAACCTGTGCATGCTTGGAACAGACTGGGAGATCAGTAGGTGGCCAAAAGGAAGAGCAGATTATTCTGCTTCTCGCAACAAACAAATGACttttcaaagaaagcaaatatcTCTCTATCTATAAACACGGTAGaagtacagaaataaaactagTGATGGATCCTATACACAGTTTCTGGAATCATGACAGCTCTTCGTCTTTATCTTACAATCAAAAGCATtcagtacttaaaaaaaaatccataaataaTTTTAGATGCTTCTTTACAGAAGCTGTGCTAATTTGACAGTAAAATATTGTCAATAACCCTTAACAGCTGAGTGTCACATCTGATCTTTAACTGCTGAGTAAATGCTGGTGAAGTACTGCACAAGCAGTTTTAAAAGCAGCTATAAGTCCTTCATTCATACACTAGTACTTATTAGCAACTAATGCATTATCAATAGAGCTGTTATTTTAGAAGTATTTCCTTTGGATATAATTACTCTTTTCTAGTCTTTACATTCAATACAATCTTTACTTAGACTATGTGGTTACAGTAGTATAGTATACATGCATACTATTagtgtgtacatatatatatatatatataaataaatatatatataatctttAGTATACTATGATGCTTTTACAAGATCATAGTAAAATGCAGGGATATAGTAAAATTTAGGGGTAATTAACTTACCAAAACCAATGGGAGCAGGTATGTCCAGTAACAGCCTTAATTTGTACACTGGCACAAGCAGTTAACAAAACACACATGGGATTTGAGGCAGGAAGTGACTTTTGTCTCTGTACAGTGTCTCACACAGAAGGACTCTCTGGAATTTGGTAACACTGATATACACACTAGTAGTAAATAGCTGagatctgtatttttaaaaacttttgaTTTACCTTAAATAAGAGCTCGCTTGTATTTTTTGCACTGTAGTACAGCTTTGCTGTTCCCAATTTGTGTCTATTTCCTTTACCCTCTTGGTATCCATGAAGATCTGCTATATGCAGCAGTATAGAAAACAATGGGTTAATTCCAACACCCCCTGCTATCAGCACTAGGTTTACTGGGGAGTCACCAGGCTGAGGATCAAAGAAGAAATCACCTCCCACTCGCAGAGCCACTTCTGAGTCAAGAGTACACTAGGATGGAAAAGAAGATATTTAATTTCAGAACTAAGTGCAAAAGTTGAAACCTTATTCTTTTTGCATCCCAGTCACAAGGTTTGCCAggctgtgatttttattttaattgacCAGTGAAGGCAAAACAGAAGGACTTTAAAATATACACACATTTTCCAGCTATCTGAAGTACCCCAGTGTCTCTAGGGAATCTAGTTCTACTTTAAAAAGTTTCAGTCTTATGGTAAGGCAGGATGGTGACTCCCCCTTCTTATCCCCATAAGAGTTGAAAGAGGAACAATTCACATAGAGTTTTCCAACAGCAATATGTGGTTGTGAAAACCCAAGCTCAACATGTGAAATCACACTTCTACCCAAAACCAGCTTCATGCCAAAAAAGGCCTTCTTATGAGGTCACAGAAGCTTAAAATAAGTTGCGCACACAGAAGGTTTTTCCATCCCCATTCCTTAAAATTACAAACCACACAGAAGTGAAGTAAGTATCCACAAGAATATTTCTTGCAGAATCACTTCTGCATTTGCAACTTCagagacaaagaagaaaaaacgGGAAAATCCTCGCTCTTACTCTCCACTTGTatgcaagaaattatttcctaaagAAATGTGTCCAAGCATGTTTTTTTatacacagaaaacaaaagctatGACCAAAAAATCCACTTGGGTCAGTCTCTCCTTGATAAACCAGCACTGCATCCTGGTCTGAAGGGTGAAGCTGCAGTACAGAGAAGTCAGGCGAGTTCTACATCACTGCAAGCTGACAGAATAAATAAGAGTACTTAGGCCaatatacagattttaaaagatgaaatgAAGAGGGATAGGGAAATGAAGGAAGGTGGGAATGGAGGAAAGACAAACACGGTATAAGCTGCTGAAAAATTACCTTAGAGAATGAAAACACTTCCttcaaagaattattttcatagCAAGAAACAGTAAATTGAAACAAAAGGAGTTCAATTAATGAAGGCTGCACAGACAACTAAGGTCTAAATGTGTAACAATTCCACCAGGAGCAAGAAGGATGCCCTTGGATGTATTGCAAAGAACACACGGGTTCCTAAGATAGTGAGCATGATCATTAAAAACACCCAACaactttcttgcttttcttaatTATTGCAGAACTATTGTCTCTCAAGTACACTGTAGGACAATGAGCATTCATTATCTGAAACTGATTTCTCTCTTCCTTGTGAAGTACACTGCCAGACTTTTCCACCATGTTTTACTTTGGTCTAGAGAAGCATGAATCCACATGTGTTCCAGATTCATGTGGCTTAAGGAGGACACAGAATATTCCCTTTGAGGAAATAAGCATTTTTAGGGAAAAACAAATCTCACACCTGCCCCTTAAGCAGCCATAGTTCCTCAAGATTGGAcatgggatttgggaagaaTCTCTCTTAACCAGCAGTCTTCCAGGTATTTCCATGCTTTGGCCATAAGAATGACAATAGTAAGTCAGTATACaagaaaaaatagtaaaattcTGGAGTAATACCATGAGAAAATGTCATCCTTTAGCCTAGTTTTTAAACACAGCTCAGGCAGAGAAGTGAAGCAAATCAATACATTACatggatatttttaaagaaaaaggctACATCTTCCCAAAGTTATATAAAGTACATGGTGCTAAAATTTACTGTTTTACATACAGTAATGTTAAGAAAAAATACCTGTAAAAAACACAGATACAGTGAGAAAATGAGTGCTAACTATtccaataatatttttaacCTGAGATATCAACTTCCTTTACTAGTAACTTTTAAACAACTAAGCATCAGCTTTGTCACCATATATACAGCATTTTCAAATTCTAGgttgctgtttttcctgtttgtttccTAAAGAAAAGCATGCACTTTTGTTTAGCTAGAAGAGTCCATGTATACCCTGGAGGTTTCTCCACAGCATCAAGTTTGATGTAGTTTACCCCTTAACTACAGATTTATCTTATAAATTCCAGCAAAAAACTCAGCAATAAAAACTGATTTACAACATCAAAAATTCTTAAGTAGTTTCCAGAGACTgtgaaaagaacaaaagttGATAGGACAGATCACTGATGAAACATGGCTTGTATTATGtctttattagaaaaatattgtgtattttaaagaatattatAGATATTCTGAAAGGTTTTATCATTTCAGAAAAACCGATCTAAGAATCTTCCTTGGCTCCCCTTTAATAATGTAGATCTATCTGTGATTTATCAATGATTCCCAAtttatatttacagaaataGGAATTATGGAAGGTTATCAGAGGTAACTTTGTAATGTATAAAACTGCCTGTTTTCAGGAATGTAAGTTAGAACAGAGGTTTCTCAAAGTTCCTAAATTCATTAATTCCAAAGGAGTGAGAACCCTTATATACACCAACTATAATATCACTAAGTTCACTCTAAGCACAAGCTGTGTCAAAAGATCACAATAACCATATTTTCATATAAACATCCAGTTTCAGTCCCTTactgaaaaaaaggatttatgtTGTATCCAAAGTGCTTGAAGAAGAGTCAATGTGAGTTTTGCATTTAATAGCACAAAATGGTCTAAAAACACACACCATCCCTTTacctcaaaacaaaacaaaaaagcaagcCAAATCTCACAGTTAATTCCATTTACCTCAGTGTGAATCCAGTGAGCAGGAGGATGAACAGTGTGCTTTACTGCCAGCTCTAGTATTCCTTCTCGTTCTAACAGGCCAGGGCTTGAACATATTGAGAATCCCCCAACTACAGATACTCCAGGAATAAAGAAATCGACCCTAGAAATAGATCAAAcacaaaagtttaaaaaacagaagcCAACATGGACAACAATAGCCAAAAAATGTGGCTGCCTTTGTTTCAATTATCTTTCCTTTACAACATCCTAATTTCTGTAACGTTTTCTGAAAAGGGAGTTAACCTTGAGTAACATCATTTCcttagaattattttcttttagacCCATGTCATCATGTTTGCTAAACTAGAAGATTTTCAAACCATTCTGCTTTTAGCATTAGATGTCACATCTCACAACAGACTAGAATTCtaagtgttttaaataaattatttgcatatTAGAACAAAAATAAGATTATGGTCTGCTAGAGTAGCTTAATTCCCACTCTTTTTGGTCCCTTTGATGGGCTCTTCAATTTTCAAACGTAAGAAGATTGGCATTCTAATTTTAGGGAAATGAATTTAtattaaacacttttttttttttcctgggtagattaaatatctgaaataaaatcaacagTATGTAAAAGATTTTTCATATAAGAAGTCCACAACTggcagcagaactgcagctccCTCTGGTGGCAGATATTGCTTCTTAGGTTATAAGAAATTGAACCGGAATAAATTCctactttttttgtttctttcagctTAAAAGTAAACCATGCATGAGTTGGTACAGATAAGAAGATAACATGTAGCTAAGCTTCTGCAATACCAGCCATTAGAGAGTATGGAAGGCAAGCCATTACTATATATGAACTATAATTATGTCTCATGAAAGTAAGGTATTGATAAGCCTTGATGAGGCTTCCAAAtaattatcagaaaaaaattacaagttGGTTTGTGATCTATCACCTGAACTCTTCTATGTTCCTTAAATCTTTAAATGCTTCTGCTTTCTACAGCACATAACAAAATCcctgtatttcaaaataaaccAAATGTTTATAATTAGTTGTGCTGCTCCCCTAAGGAAACAATCACACTGATAAACAATGTCATGTACTAGAGAACCATTATTCAATTCAAGCCTGGGTTAGGCTGGTTCAGTATTAGTTAACCGAGGATGCAACAAGAAATACAGACTGGCTTCTACTGCACAGGTATCTTCTTTAAACAGCAAGGCTGTATTCTTCACAGAGATCACAAATGCTTGAGGAAAGATAGAAGCACTTTGAGTAGTTCACCactttttgaagagaaaaaaaccttgtCTGCTTACTTCACACAAAATTCACCCtttgaagaaaaacttttttctctCAAAGAATGTATATAGTGTGACAATTTTTAACTTTATGCTTGTCATATCTTGATGGTGCATAAAGATACCTGACTGCAAAAGAATGGTCTACAGCCAAAAGAAATGGAGAAGGCTTATTTCAGTGTCCTCAGTTTGTGCAGCCCCACTGCCCGTGGGGCCCAGCTTTACTGACAGTCAGGCTCAGGGGGCTGAGAAAGGTCGACTCTTCAATTGCAGTGTTTATCCTGCCAAAGGACATCTCATG
The nucleotide sequence above comes from Oenanthe melanoleuca isolate GR-GAL-2019-014 chromosome 2, OMel1.0, whole genome shotgun sequence. Encoded proteins:
- the OXNAD1 gene encoding oxidoreductase NAD-binding domain-containing protein 1 isoform X3: MMAHATVYVGCTVPQLLRGAQSRIFPSHSSLGVLRHSAFCYCTGNGTIKSKRKMDHLERTANNFRQEVITQAKVCGITNESETVKRLRLAIANKDFTFKAGQWVDFFIPGVSVVGGFSICSSPGLLEREGILELAVKHTVHPPAHWIHTECTLDSEVALRVGDLHGYQEGKGNRHKLGTAKLYYSAKNTSELLFKKNILGLMKAFPGKITCCFHVTQQHSQICKELQPHITEGRISEKDLEKHVSNDTSWYICGPPPMIESISKLLTNIGVPRNCVFFEKWW
- the OXNAD1 gene encoding oxidoreductase NAD-binding domain-containing protein 1 isoform X1 yields the protein MMAHATVYVGCTVPQLLRGAQSRIFPSHSSLGVLRHSAFCYCTGNGTIKSKRKMDHLERTANNFRQEVITQAKVCGITNESETVKRLRLAIANKDFTFKAGQWVDFFIPGVSVVGGFSICSSPGLLEREGILELAVKHTVHPPAHWIHTECTLDSEVALRVGGDFFFDPQPGDSPVNLVLIAGGVGINPLFSILLHIADLHGYQEGKGNRHKLGTAKLYYSAKNTSELLFKKNILGLMKAFPGKITCCFHVTQQHSQICKELQPHITEGRISEKDLEKHVSNDTSWYICGPPPMIESISKLLTNIGVPRNCVFFEKWW
- the OXNAD1 gene encoding oxidoreductase NAD-binding domain-containing protein 1 isoform X2, whose translation is MMAHATVYVGCTVPQLLRGAQSRIFPSHSSLGVLRHSAFCYCTGNGTIKSKRKMDHLERTANNFRQEVITQAKVCGITNESETVKRLRLAIANKDFTFKAGQWVDFFIPGVSVVGGFSICSSPGLLEREGILELAVKHTVHPPAHWIHTECTLDSEVALRVGADLHGYQEGKGNRHKLGTAKLYYSAKNTSELLFKKNILGLMKAFPGKITCCFHVTQQHSQICKELQPHITEGRISEKDLEKHVSNDTSWYICGPPPMIESISKLLTNIGVPRNCVFFEKWW